The Dyadobacter sp. 676 DNA window AGTACATGAGTGGCGATAATCTAAAATGAATGGCGGTATGCCGGGAATAATGATCTTTCTTAATTTTGCGGCGTATGGCAAAAAAGAAAACCCGCTCGTCAGGAAGTAAAGTGAAGTATCTGAAACCGCTCCCTGCGAAGGGCTGGGCCATTATCGCGGCCATCGTAGCGGTGGTCGGCGGATTGATCTGGTGGAGTGACAAAACCGATGAGAACCAGTGGGAGTTCATCAGCAAATTCGGGATTAAACTGCCGTTACGCTACGCCGTCCATGGGATCGATGTTTCGCACCATAATGCGAGAATCAATTGGGACAAACTCAAAAAGGCCCGCTCAGGCAATGTCGGTATCGATTTTGTGTACATCAAAGCGACCGAGGGCGCTACGCATCTCGACAGACAGTTCAAGCGAAACTGGGCGGAAGCGAAAAGGGTAGGGATGAAACGAGGGGCCTATCACTTTTATAATCCGCGCGTAATGTCCGATCGCCAGGCAGATAATTTTATCGGTCAGGTAAGAATGGAGCCCGGCGACCTGCCGCCGGTGCTGGACCTTGAAGTAAATGGCGGCAAGCCCGACGACATCATTATCAAGGGTGTCCGGAACTGGCTTACCCTTATCGAGGCGCATTACGGTGTAAAGCCCATTATTTACGTCAACGAGCATTATTACAAAAAATACATCGCCGGTAACTTCGACGAATATCCCCTCTGGCTCGCGGGTTACTCGCGCACGCACCTGAACGACCTCGCATCCGACGCGCACGTGCTGTTCTGGCAGCACAGCGAAAAAGGCTGGGTGGACGGCATCCGCGGTTTTGTGGATTACAATGTATACCTGCATGAACGCACGGATTGGGAAAATTTGGCGGATCGCTAATGATTTAATCGTTACCCTCGTCCCGACTGTAGGTTAGGGACGAAAAAAGGCTTCAATTTTGACAAGCGATAATATAAGCTATATTTTCACACCTATAAATGTAAATCGGCTATGAAGAGAATTTCTGTATTGCTAATGCTTCTTACCGCGATGAGTTGCAGTAAGACCGAACCGGTACCTGAGGACATGACCCGATTCCTTGTCGGAACTTACCGCCTGCAGTACGTTACGAACTTAGGCGATGAAAGAAAATATGAATGGGTCGTAGAGAAAGAGTCGGGGAATACCGTTAAAGTGCGTATGACTCGCATTGACACGCCGTGGCGCCAGGGAACCGTGTTGATTTCGCAGGATTCTGTGTCAGATGTCAAAATAGTCAGTACGCATTTGCTGAAATTCTCATTGCAAAAGGATAAAAGTTACCCGGTGGATGTGGAAGGCACGCTCTATCAGGGCAAGCTTTTCGTAACCAGCGATTTTTACAAAATTGACACTGGCTTCGCGAGTGATGCGATTCCATTTATCAAGCAATGACGAGGGACGGGATGTGCAATCCAGTCCGGAGTTTTAAATATGCCGGAAAGTAATTTAGACTACTTTCCGGCATTATATATCAAACCAGCGGTTCCTGCTGGCTCAGGCAATGGAAGCTACCTTGCCCCCAAATGATTTCCGTAGCTAAAAGCGGAATGATTTTCTTCCCGTTAAATGCTTTTTCCAGAATATCGATCGCAATCTGGTCGTGCGGATTGTTGAATACCGGCACAATCACACCTGCATTGCAGATCAAAAAGTTGGCATAGGAGCCCGGTGTACGGAAATCGTCGATAATGACCGCTTTCGGCATCGGAAGCTCGATGATATTTGGCTGTTTTCCGTTTAGCAGGCGCATTTCTTTCAGCATTTCCAGGTTGGTGTTCAAAACCGCGAAATTCTCGTCGGAGCGATCAGTTTCTACGCACGCTACGATCGTATCTTCGTTTACAAAACGCGTGGTATCGTCAATATGGCCGTCGGTGTCGTCGCCGACAATGCCGTCTTCGACCCACAAAACCTGCTCGATGCCGTAGTAATCACATAATATTTGCTCGATTTGCCCCTGTTTCAAATGCGGGTTGCGGTTTGGGTTCAGCAGGCACGATTTGCTGGTAAGGAGGCTGCCGGCGCCATTAAATTCCACCGAGCCGCCTTCCATAATGATCCCCGGGTTAACGACCGGGAGATTCAGATATTCCGCGACGGCACGCGGAGTGCGGTTGTCGTCGTCGTAAGGCGGATATTTGCCGCCCCAGGCGTTATGGCCCCAGTCGACGATCATTTTTTCGCCGGTTTCGGGGTTGACCACAAATGAAGGGCCGTGGTCGCGGCACCAGGCGTCGTTGGTAGGTTTTACAATAAATTCGATTTTAGCGAGATCGACGCCCGTTTTCACAAGTTCGCCGGTGATGAATTGCTTCAACGGCTCGTCGTGAGCGATAATGCCCACATTTTCGCCCTGACTGATCGCTTTGATAAACGCCAGGTATTGCGGCCGCATTTTAGCGAGCCTGTCGCCTTGCCACGAGGCGTCGTTATGCGGGAAAGTGAGCCAGGTAGCACGGTGCGGGGCCCATTCGGCGGGGAAAGTGAAACCCAGTTCGCGGGGTGTCGATGAAGCAATATTCGCTGTCACTGTATATTCAATGTATTTGTTCTGCTTTAAATAAAGTGCAAAGGTCGTAAAACCTTTTGAAGCAGGCCAGCAGCGGACGAAGTTTACGCATTGGAATACAAAAAAATAAAGCCCCGCGAACAGGGCTTTACCGGAATGGTGAGCAAATAATGAAATCAGTTGTTGGCAACCATCACGTTGTCGATCAGGTAGGTGCCGTCTACCGTTTCCAGGTTGTAGGCCTTACTGACCCGTCTGGCATTCGCCTGCACCGCGCCGACTTTCCAGGACGATACAAGCCCGGTCGAAGGCTCGTAATGATAAAGAATGTCGTTTTTCGCGAGCTTCTTCATGCGTTTTCTGCCGTGGTTGGTCTGCACTTTATGGTGCGGAGTAGCTTCGAGCATCAATGCAGGCACGATGGGCGAACCGGAAGGAGCATTTTCCTCCACCGGCCGCAAATACACCGCCGTTAATGGCGAGGTCGGCTGATTGAATACGTCGATCTGCTTCACCTGTGTGACCGTCGTTTTACCGTCTTTGCACGTCTTCACATGCTCGCCCACACGGACTTCCGCGATGGATTTGACGCTGCCGTCCGCCATGGTTACCGGTGCGCTGGCCGGGAAATACTTGCACCGTTTCGGGTTTTTTGCCATCCGGATCGTCGCCTGCGCCTGGATGCTGCTGACGGCCGTAATTTCGGTTTGGGCAAATACTGTGAGTGACAGGAGTGAAAAAATGCTGGTGGTCAGGACCTTCATGGAACGTTAGGTTATGACGATGCCTTCGACATTTTTACAAATACCTTGCTGAGCACGTTGGGTACCGCGCCGAGGCAGATCAGGATCAGGCCGGCAGTAATGAGCGTGGAGGTATGTGCAAAGAATGAACCGGAAGACAAAATGGCCAAAATTAATATCGTTGAGAATGGTAAAGAGAATGCAAGTAACAACACGGCAAGTTCCAGATCAAATGTTCTTTTTTCCTTAGCCATGCCTTTTGCGTCCTCCCGCAGGTTGAATGCGGAAATATGGGCGAGCGGCCAGAAGCTGGCGGCGCTCAACGGGATCACGATCGATAGCAATACCATATTCTGGTCGGTGATGTTCAGGACGTAAATCATTCCGGCGCTGATGAGCATCGTAATGCCCGCCCGGAAGAACAGTATACTTGCAACGATACGCTTCTTACCCTCTTTTAGTTGCACGGCCAGGCCGATAAAAAGCAACACGAGCGGCGTCATCATCGCGCTGGTTTTGTCAAAAATATCCACTACCAATGGCGGCAGCGAATTGTAATTGATGCCGAGGCTCAAAAGGATGATCGCAATCAGAATAAGCAGGTTAATAGGTTCCTGGAACATACTGGCGAAGAGGCTTTTCAACTTTCCACCCATCTTCATCTCCTTGTCGTCGCTGTTTTTAAGGAACATATTCATCGCCAGAATGTACAGCGAAATGAGTACGAAAAACTTGTTGCCGACATCCGCCAATGCGGCGATCGCAAGGCTTTTTTCTCCCAAAAACTCGGCAATGAATGGAAAACAGGACAGGCCCGGCGCCAGGGAAGGAATGAGCATCATCAGCGTGCGGCCGGTGGGGCTATTCTTTTCGATACCGAACAATGCGAATGCGAGCGGTGCGGAAAAGAACATCAGAAAGTTGAAAATCAGCGTAACGAGCGGGATTACGAACATCGACGAGTCGATGTCGATCTTCATCAATGAGATAAATATCGTCGAGGGCAACGCCACCGAGAGGATGATCTCCTTGATGCCGTTGGTTTGGTCCTTATTCTTGAATTTGCCTTTGAGTAACAGCCCCAAAGCAATTAATAATAACAGCGTAATGGTTTTTTGTAATGCGTCACTCATGGTCAGGAATATTTAGGTAATGGGAGTGTACCGAAGATTAAAGAGGGTATTGCGTTCGTGACGGTGCTGTAACGAGGTAGTAGTCAAGTAACGGGAGTGAAAATCTGTAACTTCTTGGTCAGGTGTTGTCAGGTGGTGTTCATTTTTAGTCAGGTGTTGTCATTTTTAGTCATGCGCTGTCATTTGTGGTCAAGTGTTGGTCGGAATGGTCATTAAAGGCTGTTTTCCTCTCAATAATGACCATTCTTGACCATTCCTGACTACAAATGACTAGGCCTGACACATATTTGACCGTAACAATTACGCCCCGTCAGCTCAGCGCCCCCAAAGCCCCCACAAACGCCTTCATCTCGTCCATCGTACCGATGCTGACGCGGCACCAGGGTTTGTTCTGGACGTCGAACGAGCGGACGGCGATGCCTTTGGCGGTCATTTTGCTGAGGAGCTCCTTGCCCGGAATACTGATCGGGAAGAGGACGAAGTTGGTGTATGACGGGATGTATTTGTAACCCATCTTGTCGAGGTTTTCGTAAAGGTATGTCTTGGCCTCGTGGTTCAGCTTGCGAGTATTGCCCTGGAAGTCCTTATCGTCCAAGCTGGCGGATGCGGCGAAAATAGAGGTGTAGGAAATACCCATTCCACCGCGGGTGATTTTGTTAATGCCTTCCAGGAACTCAGGCTGCGCGGCAATATATCCTACGCGGATCCCGGCCATACCCATGATTTTCGAGAATGTGCGGGCAATGATCACGTTCTTCTTTTGTCCGAGCAGCGAAACCATGCTTTGCGTATCGGCGCCAACAGCAAGCTCAATGTAAGCTTCGTCCACGAATACCGGTACTTTTTCGGATACGCGCGAGCAGAAGTCGAGCAGGTCCTGGCCTTTGGTAATGGCGCCGGTCGGGTTGTTGGGGTTACAAACATAAACGAGCTTCGTATCCTTATCGATCGCCGCTTCCATCGCTTTCAGGTCGTGCGACCAGTCCGCAGTGCAGGGAACGGCCTTCCATGTAGCGCCAACCGATTTCGCGACGCTTACGAGCGACATGTAGCAAGGATCGGCCGAAACGATATTGCCGCCTTTCATGAAAGTTACCAATGCCACTTTTTCGAGCAGGTCGGAAGAGCCGGGGCCCATCATGATGTGGTCGGCCGGAACGCCTTCTTTTTTGGCGATTTTATCGATCAGGTCATACATTTCTTTCCATGCATAACGGTTGCCGTTTTTAACGGATTCGGCTACCGCTTTCTGTGCCGACATGGGCGGGCCATAAGGATTTTCGTTCGCACTTAACTTGGCAATGATCTTGGGCGCTTTGAAATCAGCCGGCAGGAAATGCTCCCTCACCATTGGGCTGCGGTAAATGCGGTTCTCGGGGTCCAGGGATAATGGGGTATTCTCGAATGCGCCGGCAGTAAGGTGTGGTGCCACGGCGATGCCGCCCAATGCCATTAATCCGGATTTTAACAGGTTACGACGGTCGATTTTTTGGTTCATTGTTCAATTGTTTAAGTACGTGACGATCATATGTAAGGAGTAAAAATCTTCTTTCAAGTTACAAAGAAACGGGCCAATAGAGAAGCATATGTTCTTTGTATTTCAATTAGTTAGCTTGTACCTGCGAGAATCGCGTAAATGCGATTCCCTTGTAGCTTCCCGACCAGGATATTTTGGTGATACTGCCCGCTTTCGGTGCCGTAATACCCAGGTCGGCCCAGGTTTTTTCCAGTTTTACCAAACCCTGCGCATCGGAAGTAACCTCGCCAAGCACGGCGCCCGTGCGGAGGGTGATTTTAATGCTGAGGTTCGGTACCGGAATCGAGTCGATGCCTTTGGTATGGTCGAGAATGTTGGTTTTGTCGAGTTCCAGCAGTCGGGCTGAGAGCGTCAGCTTTTCGGCGTTGGCCGAGTAGGTTACGGTCGGTTCGCTGGCGATAGGCGCTCCAAAGGGCGCACCGACGATGTCCACCAATACCGGGGCCACGTCGCGGTCGAGGAACGGATCTTCTTCTTTGCAGGACGCAAACCCGAGCGACAATGCGGCCAGCGCGGAAAGGAAAAGCGATTTGATATTTTTCATATTCATCGAAGTCTTGAAATTGGAAATAAACCGTTACTTCTCGGCCCACCACAGTTTGGTCTTCATATCGTCGGCGCCGCCGTTGAATTTGACACCATCCGCTACGGATGTCGCATTCAGCGAATATTCGGATGCCGGGTAATTGAAGCGGGTAGGCAGAATGCCGCCGTTGTTCAGCACCGCGCGGGGATCGGGGGCAGGGAAAACCGGGAAGCCCGTTCTGCGCCATTCGATCCACGCTTCCACGCCTTGCCCGAAGAGCGAGATCCATTTCTGTTCGAGCACTTTTTCCTTGCTGACCGGCCCTGCCTTGGTCAGGTAGCCGGCAGGCGGGGTGAGGCCGTATTGTGCGAAGGAAGCAGTGATACCCGTTTCGAAATACTTTTTGGCGTCGCCCGTAATGTCGCCGTCCAGGGCCGCTTCGGCTAGAATGAAGTTCAGGTCCGCATAAGTCATGATCACCTCCGGCGCCGCAGCATCGGTGAATGCCTTCCCTATGGTGGAGCTGGTAGCGAGGTAGCCGGTGGCAATAGCATCGGGCAGGCCGTTGGCGTGGCCCTGGTACAGCCCGTCTTTATTAGGATTGGCATACACGGTAATGCGGGTATCGCCCAATGCGTTCATCTTGTCGGCCAGTGTTTTGCTGATGTTCCAGTCGGTCCGCCCGCCCTGGATCAGGATCTGGTTCCATTCATTGTTGCTGGGGAGTACCGCGGTGCATTTCAGTGAAGCATTATCGGCATTGCTGGTGAAAATCGGGAACTTGGCCGCATCGCCGAGGATTTCGGCAAAAATGGCTTTCGACTCGGCGGGCTTTTTGGCGGCCTGACGGTTAGCGAGGCGCAGGCGGAGCGAGTTCGCGAATTTTTTCCACTTTAAAATATCCCCTTCATACAAAATATCGCCTGCGATGGCCGGCCCACCGACAGTCAGTTTTTCGTTGGCCGTTTTCAGGTCGTTGAGCAAACCTGCATAGATGGTTTCCATCGAATCGTATTTCGGCGTGTAAACCGGATCGCTGGCCGTGCCTTTAATGGCATCGGTGTAGGGAATGGAGCCATACATGTCGGTAAGCAGGGAGAATACCCAGGTGCGCATAACGAGCGCAACCCCTTCATAATTAGCGTTAGGTGAAGCGGACTGGGCGTTAGTCAGGTTGATAATGCGCTGAAAATTCAATAGGCCATCGTTGAAAAAACCCTTCCAGTTATTGGCCAGCAATGCGGGTGAAACGGTGTAATCGTCGCCCTCGTTGCTGTAAATGTTGCGGGTCAGATGCTGTACGTACAATTCGGCGGCGTCGATATTGATGCGCTCGAAGCGGTCGCGGTGGCCCCAGTAGCGGTCTACGGATGTTTCGATGCCGGTAGGGAGCAAGTATTGCGGGCCGATGGACGTGGGACTGTTCGGGCTCACGTTCATGCTGTCGAAATCCTTGGTACAGCTGGTGATGCTCAATGCGCCTGCAAGGGCAGTCATCCAGATGTTTTTATGGGTCAAAATGCTTTTCATTTCGTAATGCTTTTAGGTCTTCAAATAATTTGGATCAGAACGACAGCGACAGATTTGCACCGATGCTGCGCGAACTCGGCAGTTCGCCGTACCCGAACCCTTGCTGGTTACCACCCTTCGCGTCGATCTCCGGATCGATATGCGGGGTATTTTTGAAGATCATCCAAACGTTCCGTCCCACGAGCGAGATCTTGGCCGACTGGATTTTTACCTTTTTCAAAAGCGACGGACTGAAAGCGTAGCCGAGCGACACTTCCCGCAGTTTCACATAGCTTGCGTCGAAAATCGCCGACTCGTGGTAATTACGCGGGTTGGAATAGCCATAAAGCTGATTGGCAGTTACGATAATGTCGTTGGGAACATAGGATTTGGAACCATCGGCTGCCGTCACCTCACGTACGCCCTTGCCGATCACTCCTTCCTCCCGGCCAAGTGCCGTTTCGGCATACTGGCCCGTCCAGCGGGCGGTTCCCGTCCCTTCGTCGTAAATATCGCCACCCATGCGTACGTCCACCAACGCGCTCAGCGACCAGCCTTTGTAGTTCAGCGTGTTCAGCATACCGCCGATCCAGTCGGGCTGAATATTGCCCAGTTTTTGCCCGGCGACTGTCAGTGGCAGGCCGTTCGCGCCGTAAACGATCTGCCCGTTGTATTTCTGGAAGCCCACGCCGTAGAATGTACCATAAGGCTGGCCTACGCGTGCTTCCGATGACATGCCGCGCTGCGTTGCGAGCGTGTAGGTGGTGAGGCCTTCCGCCAGTTCGACCACCTTGTTGCGGTTGCGCGCCCAGTTCAATGATACGTCCCAGCTGAAACCGCCCGGCAGCTTCACGGGCGTTCCGCTGATGGAGATTTCCACGCCTTTGTTGGTTATTTTACCTGCATTCAGGATGCGGGTATTGTAGCCGCTCGCTTTGGAAATTTCCACGCCCAGGATCTGGTCTTTGGTGGTCTGGTTGTAATAGGTAACATCCAGACCGATCTTCCCTTTCAAAAAGCGCAAATCCGCACCCAATTCGAGGCCGGTGGTGATCTCCGGTTTCAGGCCGCTGTTCGCGATCTCGATGTTTTCGGAGAATTTGGGCACCGCGCCGTTCCACGAACCTTTGGCCAGATAGGTTTGTGCCAATTGGTAAGGTGTCGCGTCATTACCCACCTGGGCAAAGCTGGCGCGTACTTTGCCGAATGTGAACACATTGCTTTTTACATCGAACAATTCCGTTAACACCGCGCTCAGCGAAGCGGAAGGGTAGAAGTAAGAGCGCGCGTTGGCAGGCAATGTGCTCGACCAGTCGTTACGGGCTGTCAAATCGAGGAACAATGCATCCTTCCAGGAAAGGTTAGCCGTTCCGAACAAGCTCTGCGTTTCCGATTTGCGGATCTCCGATTCGATCGTATTCTGGCTTGGCACCGAGTTGCCGGCATTATACAAGCCGTCCACCACCATTTCGCCTACATAGAAATAGTTTCTTTTGTAATAATTCGTGCGTTTGATACCGCCTGCCTGCACATTCAACCCGAAATCCGCCGAGATATTCTTGTTGTAAGTCAACATGAAATCCGAGTTGGTTTCCTGACTGCGGAGTACTTCTTCCGAATAGCGGCCCGGTGTGCGCACGCCATTGCGGACGCGCAGGAAGTTCGACACGTTGATGCGCGTATCGGTCCAGTAATCGGTCCCCGTCCGGATCATCAGGCTTAGCGACGGCAATATCTTGTAATTCAATGCAATGTTGCCTAGCAGACGGTCCTTTTCGTTGCTCTGAGGAAGGCGTTTTTGCGAGAAATACGGGTTGGTAAAGAAGGTATGCTGCCAGTTTGGCGGTTCGGTGTCGTTGCCGCGCTGATTGTGCATGCCGATATAGCTCTCATAATCCCGCAGTTGCGCCCATGAAACGTGCCGGTGCGACCAGATGAATTCCTGTCCGCTACCATAGCTCTTGTTGTCGGAACCCGATTTGATATACTCGCCTGAAAGCGTAACGCTCAGGTTCTTCGTCAGGTTATAGCCCGAGTTGATGCGAAAGTTATTCCGGTGGAAATCATTGTAGTACATAATGCCCGTTTGGTCCACACGGCTCAGGCCAAGGCGGAAATAGCCTTTGTCGTTGCCGCCGTTGAGTGCGATGCTGTTCGTTATCGTGCGGCCGGTATTCCAGTACTCGTCCCAGTTGTCAGGCTGAGGAGTCAGTGGTGCAACATCGTCACCCGTCCACCACTGTCTCACCAGGCGCCCGTCCATCGGAGCTCCCCAGCTTTCATCGGTCCCTTCCGATCCCACGAGGGGGTATCTTGCGTCATAAACGGCGCGGTATTGCGCAATTTCCGCCGGATCGGTGATGTTGCCGCTCCATCCGTCGGTATACCAGGTACGGTAGCCATTGCCCCCGCCGTAAGTGTTCTGAAATTTCGGTTTGATCCACGGGCGCTCGAAAGTGATGTTGGAGTTGATATCCACACCGAGCCCTTTCGTGCCCTGGCCGTTTTTGGTGGTAATCAAAATAACGCCGTTGGCGGCACGCGAGCCATACAATGCGGCCGCGTTGGGGCCTTTGAGCACCGACATTTCCTTGATATTGTCGGGGTTGATCTCGGAAATACCGCCGCCCCAGGTCTTGTTCGTTGTCTGCTCCATAGGCACGCCGTCGATGACGATCAGCGGCTGGTTATTGCCCGAAACGGACGATGCGCCACGGATCTGGATCGTGGAGCCGCTGCCAGGGCCGCCGTTCGACTGCACCCGAACACCGGCAATTTTACCGGAAAGCGCATTCGCCACGTTCGTCGACCGTGACTCCGTGAGTGCGCTTCCTTTTACTTCCTGTACTGTATATCCCAACGCCTTTTTCTCACGCTCTATACCGAATGCGGTCACGACCACCTCGGCGAGCTGTCGCGTGTCGGCGTCCAGCTTGATGTCAAATTTGGTTTGGTTGCCGATCGGCATTTCTTTGATCAGAAAGCCCACATAAGAGATGACGAGTACGCCGTCACCGGGAACCGAAAAGCTGAAATTACCGTCAGCATCAGCATTTGTACCCACATTGGTGCCTTTATAAATGATTGACGCGCCTGCAAGTCCGAGACCATCTTCGGCCGCCGTCACCTTTCCGGTCAGCTGGCGCACTTGTGCGTAAGCGAGCGGGGAACACAGACAAGCCCATATAAATAAGAGTAGAACTTTACGCATGGGGAATCAGGGTTAAATTGTTAGGTGTTCGGTGGTAGTAGGAGGGGAAAAAAAGTTATGGCTGTGTGGCGTCCACACTTCCGTGCGCCGCACACACTTTCGCGTGGACAGAACAACACAGCCATAAGCTTGCAACACTGCTTTTCCGGAAAGCAATACCCTCTTTAATCGAGGACAAACAGGTCGAAACGTTTTGGCAGGCGATGAAAAAGCCCGGCGTCGACAAGCGGTGTTTGTCCACGGTATCAAGAAACCTGTATTAAAAAAATTATATCGTATCGGAGCGTAACTTACCCGGAGCCCGTGTTTCGGTTCATCCGGCTTTCAGCAAGTTCCTCTCAACACGGTCGGATATATTCATGTGCGGCCGGAATATATCCTCGGTTTAGAAGTTCTGTCATTCGTTTAATGACTTTTCAAATATACTGACAATGTCAAATAATGCAAGAGATTAAATTTAAAAAATGAAGTTTTTTGCAATAAAAATTGGTCATTTAAAATGAATACAGACTATTATTGTAAAATTTTGATAAATAGTTTTACTAAACTGATTTTCGTCGCTTTCTATTGGTTTTGTAGACTAATGCTTTGAATTTGTAGTCGTAATGGCTTAAAATATAGGTGTTTACCGAAATGCGGTTCTTGTAAAATTGGAACATGAGGTTTACCTGACTGATTTCAGCATATCCAAACATGCAAACGTGTGCAACAACAAAAAAAGAGCGCGCCGGTTGAAGGACGCTCTTTGGCTTATATTGAAATAGTTATATTTCGATGTCAGGGCTGGTCGATAAATCGCTTTAAAATAGGATGGTAGGAATCCACGCGACGGTCGCGCAGGAATGGCCAGGTGGTGCGATAAAAATCCAGCTTGTCGAGATCCAGTTCCTCCACGTGTGTTACTTCGCCTTCGTGCGGTGCGAGGTAGAGCAGCCTTCCTTGCGGGTTGGCGATGAACGAGCCGCCCCAGAACTGCTGATCGGCTTCGCGGCCTACGCGGTTTACGGCCACCACGTACACGCCATTCGCCACGGCATGGCCTCGCTGCACCGTTTGCCACGCGCCGTATTGCTCTTCATTGATAACGGGGTCCTTTTCGTTAACATCCCAGCCGATGGCGGTAGGATAGAAGAGGATTTCCGCGCCCATGAGGCTGGTAATGCGGGCGGCTTCGGGGTACCACTGGTCCCAGCAGATGAGCACGCCGATTTTGGCAAATTGGGTATTGAAAATCCGGTAGCCGTCGGTATCCTGCCCGGTTACGGGAGCGTCGCCTGGCGTAAAATAGAATTTTTCGTAGTAGCCCGGATCGTCGGGAATGTGCATTTTGCGGTATTTGCCCAGGTAGGCACCGTCGGCGTCGAGCACGGCGGTGGTGTTATGGTAAAGTCCATGCGCCCGTTTCTCGAACAGCGAGGCGATGATCACCACGCCCAATTCTTTCGCCAATGCACCCAGCGCCTCCGTCGACGGGCCGGGGATGGCTTCGGCCAGGGAAAAATTCGAGTGGTCTTCCACATCGCAGAAATAGAGCGATTTGAAGAGTTCTTGCAGACAGACGATATTCGCGCCTTTTTGCGCGGCTTCGCGGATTTTTTCGGTAGCCTTCTGAAAGTTAGCATCAACGTCCGAAGTGCAGCTCATTTGCACCAGACCAATGTTTACCTTTTTTGCCATTTTGGGTGTTTGTGTGGATGAACGGTTTGTCGGGAATGCAACACCAATTTTACCGCGGGAGTTCTGGGCGAGGGAAATCGAACGAAATATCGTTCATGCATTTGAAATGGCCTTTCGGACATTTGCTATAACCGATCTTGGAGCATGGCCGGCAACCGAGGCCTTTCACTTCGAGCTTTTCGAATGCGGTCCGGTAGGGGTACATGCCGAATTCAGGAATGGTATTGCCCCAGATCGAATATACTTTTTTCCGGAAGGCGGCCGCAACGTGCATTAAGCCGGTGTCGTGCGAGAAAACGATCAATGCCTTTTGAATTAATGAAGCCGATTGGTTGAAATTGTATTTACCGCAAGCATTGAAAATTTGTCGATCCCCTAATGCATTGCGGATGGCTTCGCCCGCTTCGAAATCTTCCGGTCCGCCCAGCAAAATCACCGGATGATTAATCTTCCGGCATAGTTCGATCATCCTTGGTACCGGCATTTTTTTAGTGAAATGCTGCCCGCCGATCGCGTAGGCGACGTAGCTATTCCGGTGCGTTTCGGGAAGCCATTCCCGTTCGATCTGATCTTTATAAGGAATAAAATAGTCGAGCCCCTCGCCGTCGTTCCGGATGTTGAATGCTTTAAGGGTATCCAGGCAGCGGTCTACAATGTGCACATTCGGCAGGTAATCGACTTTAAACCGGGTCATCAGCCACTTTTGTACATTCAGCTTCTCGAAACTGAATGCGGGCACTCCAAGCGCCCATTTAATGCGGAGGGTGCGGATATTGCGGTGCAGGTCGATGATGTAGTCGAACTTTTCCTTTTTGAGTTGCGACAAGATCTCATGGGTATTCTTGTCCAGCAGCCATATTTTATCGACGTAGGGATTGTCACGTAGCAGGAAATCGAATTTGCTTTTGGTAAAATAGTGGAT harbors:
- a CDS encoding SusC/RagA family TonB-linked outer membrane protein — translated: MRKVLLLFIWACLCSPLAYAQVRQLTGKVTAAEDGLGLAGASIIYKGTNVGTNADADGNFSFSVPGDGVLVISYVGFLIKEMPIGNQTKFDIKLDADTRQLAEVVVTAFGIEREKKALGYTVQEVKGSALTESRSTNVANALSGKIAGVRVQSNGGPGSGSTIQIRGASSVSGNNQPLIVIDGVPMEQTTNKTWGGGISEINPDNIKEMSVLKGPNAAALYGSRAANGVILITTKNGQGTKGLGVDINSNITFERPWIKPKFQNTYGGGNGYRTWYTDGWSGNITDPAEIAQYRAVYDARYPLVGSEGTDESWGAPMDGRLVRQWWTGDDVAPLTPQPDNWDEYWNTGRTITNSIALNGGNDKGYFRLGLSRVDQTGIMYYNDFHRNNFRINSGYNLTKNLSVTLSGEYIKSGSDNKSYGSGQEFIWSHRHVSWAQLRDYESYIGMHNQRGNDTEPPNWQHTFFTNPYFSQKRLPQSNEKDRLLGNIALNYKILPSLSLMIRTGTDYWTDTRINVSNFLRVRNGVRTPGRYSEEVLRSQETNSDFMLTYNKNISADFGLNVQAGGIKRTNYYKRNYFYVGEMVVDGLYNAGNSVPSQNTIESEIRKSETQSLFGTANLSWKDALFLDLTARNDWSSTLPANARSYFYPSASLSAVLTELFDVKSNVFTFGKVRASFAQVGNDATPYQLAQTYLAKGSWNGAVPKFSENIEIANSGLKPEITTGLELGADLRFLKGKIGLDVTYYNQTTKDQILGVEISKASGYNTRILNAGKITNKGVEISISGTPVKLPGGFSWDVSLNWARNRNKVVELAEGLTTYTLATQRGMSSEARVGQPYGTFYGVGFQKYNGQIVYGANGLPLTVAGQKLGNIQPDWIGGMLNTLNYKGWSLSALVDVRMGGDIYDEGTGTARWTGQYAETALGREEGVIGKGVREVTAADGSKSYVPNDIIVTANQLYGYSNPRNYHESAIFDASYVKLREVSLGYAFSPSLLKKVKIQSAKISLVGRNVWMIFKNTPHIDPEIDAKGGNQQGFGYGELPSSRSIGANLSLSF
- a CDS encoding carbon-nitrogen hydrolase, translated to MAKKVNIGLVQMSCTSDVDANFQKATEKIREAAQKGANIVCLQELFKSLYFCDVEDHSNFSLAEAIPGPSTEALGALAKELGVVIIASLFEKRAHGLYHNTTAVLDADGAYLGKYRKMHIPDDPGYYEKFYFTPGDAPVTGQDTDGYRIFNTQFAKIGVLICWDQWYPEAARITSLMGAEILFYPTAIGWDVNEKDPVINEEQYGAWQTVQRGHAVANGVYVVAVNRVGREADQQFWGGSFIANPQGRLLYLAPHEGEVTHVEELDLDKLDFYRTTWPFLRDRRVDSYHPILKRFIDQP
- a CDS encoding glycosyltransferase family 9 protein, translating into MNKPVKFLILRFSSIGDIVLTTPVVRCLKKQMPEAEIHYFTKSKFDFLLRDNPYVDKIWLLDKNTHEILSQLKKEKFDYIIDLHRNIRTLRIKWALGVPAFSFEKLNVQKWLMTRFKVDYLPNVHIVDRCLDTLKAFNIRNDGEGLDYFIPYKDQIEREWLPETHRNSYVAYAIGGQHFTKKMPVPRMIELCRKINHPVILLGGPEDFEAGEAIRNALGDRQIFNACGKYNFNQSASLIQKALIVFSHDTGLMHVAAAFRKKVYSIWGNTIPEFGMYPYRTAFEKLEVKGLGCRPCSKIGYSKCPKGHFKCMNDISFDFPRPELPR